One part of the Segnochrobactrum spirostomi genome encodes these proteins:
- a CDS encoding UPF0262 family protein — translation MESSGEGGAAGHGGTGGPAAAARRLVAVTLDEASIARTTRDIDHERAIAIYDLVEENTFAPVGDTEDGPYKLTLAIRERRLVLDITRPDGRPVATHLLSLSPFRGVLKDYFLICESYYQAIRSASPSQIEAIDMGRRGIHNEGSQLLMERLEGKIEIDFDTARRLFTLICALHWKG, via the coding sequence ATGGAATCCTCGGGCGAAGGCGGAGCGGCCGGGCACGGCGGGACGGGCGGTCCCGCCGCGGCGGCGCGCAGGCTCGTCGCGGTCACCCTCGACGAAGCCTCGATCGCCCGCACCACCCGCGACATCGACCACGAGCGCGCGATCGCGATCTACGACCTCGTCGAGGAGAACACCTTCGCGCCGGTCGGCGACACCGAGGACGGGCCCTACAAGCTCACCCTCGCGATCCGCGAGCGGCGGCTCGTCCTCGACATCACCCGGCCGGACGGCCGCCCCGTCGCCACCCATCTCCTCTCGCTCAGCCCTTTCCGCGGGGTGCTCAAGGATTATTTCCTGATCTGCGAGAGCTATTATCAGGCGATCCGGTCCGCCTCGCCGAGCCAGATCGAGGCGATCGACATGGGCCGGCGCGGCATCCACAACGAGGGCTCGCAGCTTCTGATGGAGCGGCTCGAGGGCAAGATCGAGATCGATTTCGATACCGCCCGCCGCCTCTTCACCCTGATCTGCGCCCTCCACTGGAAGGGCTGA
- a CDS encoding arsenate reductase ArsC, translating to MRDRPGAVLFVCRQNAVRSPMAAALARHYFPKEIYVRSAGILPGEKDPFAAAAMQEVGLDISGHRPTSVDDLEDMNFDLVVTLAPEAHHHILELTRTDALEVEYWPISDPTAATGSRAQILDAYRAVRRDLERRILARLGPPSVAAPSVP from the coding sequence ATGAGGGACCGTCCGGGCGCCGTCCTGTTCGTCTGCCGGCAGAATGCGGTGCGCTCGCCGATGGCCGCCGCGCTCGCCCGCCATTATTTCCCCAAGGAGATCTATGTGCGCTCGGCCGGCATCCTGCCCGGCGAGAAGGATCCCTTCGCCGCGGCGGCGATGCAGGAGGTCGGGCTCGACATCTCCGGCCACCGGCCGACCTCGGTGGACGATCTCGAGGACATGAATTTCGACCTCGTCGTCACCCTGGCGCCGGAGGCCCACCACCACATCCTCGAACTCACCCGCACCGACGCACTCGAGGTCGAATATTGGCCGATCTCCGATCCGACTGCGGCGACGGGCTCGCGCGCCCAGATCCTCGACGCCTACCGCGCGGTGCGCCGCGATCTCGAACGGCGCATCCTCGCCCGTCTCGGCCCGCCGAGCGTGGCCGCCCCGAGCGTGCCGTGA
- a CDS encoding Maf family nucleotide pyrophosphatase, whose product MIDHAPLVLASGSPRRLALLEQIGVVPEHLFPAELDESPLPDEPPRVLAVRLAKRKAEVARERFLGEERKAPFVLAADTVVSVGRRVLPKAETEREARACLARLSGRSHRVNTAICLISPSGKIREKRVETRVKFKRLSKAEIDAYVASGEWKGKAGGYAIQGLAAVFVADLIGSHSSVIGLPLFETAALLAGEGYPLTRAWADGAAMQTVEA is encoded by the coding sequence ATGATCGATCATGCTCCGCTCGTGCTCGCCTCCGGATCGCCGCGGCGCCTCGCACTCCTCGAACAGATCGGCGTCGTGCCCGAGCATCTCTTCCCGGCCGAACTCGACGAGTCTCCGCTGCCGGACGAGCCGCCGCGCGTGCTCGCGGTGCGGCTCGCCAAACGCAAGGCCGAGGTCGCGCGCGAGCGGTTCCTCGGCGAAGAGCGTAAGGCCCCCTTCGTGCTCGCCGCCGACACCGTCGTCTCGGTCGGCCGCCGGGTGCTGCCGAAGGCCGAGACCGAGCGCGAGGCGCGCGCCTGCCTGGCTCGGCTGTCGGGCCGCTCCCACCGGGTCAACACGGCGATCTGCCTGATCTCGCCCTCCGGCAAGATCCGCGAGAAGCGGGTCGAGACGCGGGTCAAGTTCAAGCGGCTGTCGAAGGCGGAGATCGACGCCTATGTCGCGAGCGGCGAGTGGAAGGGCAAGGCGGGCGGCTACGCCATCCAGGGCCTTGCGGCGGTGTTCGTCGCCGATCTCATCGGCTCCCATTCGTCGGTGATCGGTTTGCCCTTGTTCGAGACGGCGGCGCTGCTCGCCGGCGAGGGCTATCCCCTGACGCGGGCCTGGGCCGACGGCGCCGCGATGCAGACGGTCGAAGCATGA
- the yacG gene encoding DNA gyrase inhibitor YacG, whose protein sequence is MSGGTETADETFRARPCPICGKLAVKAHRPFCSKRCADVDLNRWLSGRYVIPGSPLTDEDGDASSEGGYRED, encoded by the coding sequence ATGAGCGGCGGCACCGAGACCGCGGACGAGACGTTCCGCGCACGCCCGTGCCCGATCTGCGGCAAGCTCGCCGTCAAGGCGCACCGGCCGTTCTGTTCCAAGCGCTGCGCCGACGTCGATCTCAACCGCTGGCTCTCCGGCCGCTACGTCATTCCGGGCTCGCCGCTCACCGACGAAGACGGCGACGCCTCGAGCGAGGGCGGCTACCGCGAGGATTGA
- the pdxY gene encoding pyridoxal kinase, whose product MILISSIVARGGVGTRVMTFTLERLGHRVWQVPTIFLPWHPGHGRATRIVPPDDAFAAALADLARAPWLAEVGAVISGYLGSAAQAEAVAGLVAALKAANPAALYVCDPVVGDEGGLYVPEATATAVRDVLLPIADVATPNVFELGWATGRTITTPDEAANAARALGPARVLATSAPAMMKGALATIFATPDSAYLAEHPRVEGAPNGVGDLICAMLTDALLSGAGAEAALTRAASTTYEMVVRSVKAGADELVYHAAQEAIVSPAARVQVRRLATASPRRVARPLTGG is encoded by the coding sequence GTGATCCTGATCTCCTCGATCGTCGCCCGCGGTGGGGTCGGCACCCGGGTGATGACGTTCACCCTCGAACGGCTCGGCCATCGGGTCTGGCAGGTGCCGACGATTTTCCTGCCCTGGCATCCGGGCCACGGCCGCGCCACCCGCATCGTGCCGCCGGACGATGCCTTCGCCGCCGCCCTCGCGGATCTCGCCCGCGCGCCCTGGCTCGCCGAGGTCGGCGCCGTGATCTCGGGCTATCTCGGCTCGGCCGCCCAGGCCGAGGCGGTCGCCGGTCTCGTCGCCGCGCTCAAGGCGGCGAACCCGGCCGCCCTCTATGTCTGCGATCCCGTCGTCGGCGATGAAGGCGGGCTCTACGTTCCCGAGGCGACGGCGACGGCGGTGCGCGACGTGCTCCTCCCCATCGCCGACGTCGCGACACCGAACGTGTTCGAGCTCGGCTGGGCGACCGGCCGGACCATCACGACCCCCGACGAGGCGGCGAACGCGGCCCGCGCGCTCGGCCCGGCGCGGGTGCTCGCGACCTCCGCCCCGGCGATGATGAAAGGCGCGCTCGCTACGATTTTCGCGACGCCCGACAGCGCCTATCTCGCCGAACATCCCCGCGTCGAGGGCGCGCCGAACGGGGTCGGCGACCTCATCTGCGCCATGCTGACCGACGCCCTCCTGTCGGGCGCGGGCGCGGAGGCGGCGCTGACCCGTGCGGCCTCGACGACCTACGAGATGGTGGTGCGCTCGGTGAAGGCGGGCGCCGACGAACTCGTCTACCACGCGGCGCAGGAGGCGATCGTCTCGCCGGCGGCGCGGGTGCAGGTGCGCCGGCTCGCCACCGCCTCGCCGCGCCGGGTCGCCCGGCCGCTCACCGGCGGATGA
- a CDS encoding DUF429 domain-containing protein, whose translation MSGLRPVVAGVDGCPGGWAVVLRDLERPAAAPVLLKAARFADVLALPEAPAIIAVDMPIGLPDRTAGVGGRAAERFVRPLLGARQSSVFSVPCRAAVMDSGDDYRLACTLARAYSDPPRAVAKQCFMIFPKIREVDDAMRPDLEARVYESHPELAFWRLNGERPMTLPKRVRQEGHAPGLAERRALLERMGFPPAFFEVRRPPGLGEDDRLDAAVLSLIAERILDGRAQSFPSDPPRDGRGLRMAIWA comes from the coding sequence ATGAGCGGGCTGCGGCCGGTCGTTGCGGGCGTCGACGGCTGCCCGGGCGGCTGGGCCGTGGTGCTGCGCGATCTCGAACGGCCGGCGGCTGCGCCCGTGCTCCTGAAGGCGGCGCGGTTCGCCGACGTGCTGGCGCTGCCCGAAGCGCCGGCGATCATCGCCGTCGACATGCCGATCGGCCTGCCGGACCGCACCGCGGGCGTCGGCGGCCGCGCGGCGGAGCGTTTCGTGCGTCCGCTTCTCGGCGCGCGGCAATCCTCGGTCTTCTCCGTGCCCTGCCGCGCCGCGGTGATGGACTCGGGCGACGATTATCGTCTCGCCTGCACGCTCGCCCGCGCCTATTCCGATCCGCCGCGGGCGGTCGCCAAGCAATGCTTCATGATCTTTCCGAAGATCCGGGAGGTCGACGACGCCATGCGTCCAGACCTCGAAGCGCGGGTCTACGAATCCCACCCGGAGCTCGCCTTCTGGCGCTTGAACGGCGAGCGGCCGATGACGCTGCCGAAGCGCGTCCGCCAGGAGGGCCATGCGCCCGGTCTCGCCGAGCGGCGGGCGCTTCTGGAGCGGATGGGCTTTCCGCCGGCCTTCTTCGAGGTGCGCAGGCCTCCCGGCCTCGGCGAGGACGACCGCCTCGACGCGGCCGTCCTTTCTCTCATCGCGGAACGCATTCTCGACGGCCGAGCACAATCCTTCCCGTCCGATCCACCGCGGGATGGGCGCGGCCTTCGGATGGCGATCTGGGCCTGA
- a CDS encoding YnfA family protein: MPTIAAYVLAAAAEIGGCFAFWAVVRLGKSPWWLGAGLASLVLFATALTVVDSAAAGRAYAAYGGVYIVASIVWLALVEGVRPDRFDLAGAAICLVGAGIILFGPRG; this comes from the coding sequence ATGCCAACGATCGCCGCCTATGTGCTGGCCGCTGCCGCGGAAATCGGCGGGTGTTTCGCCTTCTGGGCGGTGGTCCGGCTCGGCAAGAGCCCGTGGTGGCTCGGCGCCGGCCTCGCCTCCCTCGTCCTTTTCGCGACCGCGCTCACCGTCGTCGACAGCGCCGCCGCCGGACGCGCTTATGCCGCCTATGGCGGCGTCTACATCGTCGCCTCGATCGTCTGGCTCGCCCTCGTCGAGGGCGTCCGCCCGGATCGCTTCGATCTCGCGGGCGCCGCGATCTGCCTCGTCGGTGCCGGCATCATCCTGTTCGGCCCGCGCGGCTGA
- a CDS encoding ROK family transcriptional regulator codes for MRAPSLGKNHEFTKRLNRQTVLDLIRRGQVSSRAELARITGLSPQSISNITDELERAGLIEPVGKTYGGKGQPPTNFRLVADAAFGVGIHLDRDYLCGTLVDFDFAPQVRIERRLTATSLEGMHAEVRALIDAVLDEGAPPRERVWGIGVASPLLRDRHVLDTPSIEGSFWATFGSYALDRRLSEETGLAVVVENDANAGALGEATFGNGRDLKSFCYLFLGYGLGCGLVENGTIFRGGWGNAGEVGRLLVPVAGGGEDHLESVLSIEGLRRRVGAGESFDDPVAFAALVARHPEAVDAWIADAARHLRWVVSVLENVLDPQAVLIGSLLPEALIARLVAAAEPLHHTIAVRDDRAAPRLKLGHLERDLIALGAATTPILATLEADPGQNWILSGEPQEAYKT; via the coding sequence GTGAGAGCGCCGAGCCTCGGCAAGAACCACGAATTCACCAAGCGGCTGAACCGCCAGACGGTGCTCGACCTGATCCGGCGCGGCCAGGTTTCGAGCCGGGCGGAGCTTGCCCGCATCACCGGCCTCAGCCCCCAATCGATCTCCAACATCACCGACGAGCTCGAACGGGCGGGGTTGATCGAGCCGGTCGGCAAGACCTACGGCGGCAAAGGACAGCCGCCGACCAATTTCCGCTTGGTCGCCGATGCCGCCTTCGGCGTCGGCATCCACCTCGACCGGGATTATCTGTGCGGCACGCTGGTCGATTTCGACTTCGCCCCGCAGGTGCGCATCGAGCGGCGGCTGACCGCGACGAGCCTCGAAGGCATGCACGCCGAGGTGCGGGCGCTGATCGATGCGGTGCTCGACGAAGGCGCACCGCCGCGCGAGCGGGTGTGGGGCATCGGCGTCGCCTCGCCGCTCTTGCGCGACCGCCATGTGCTCGACACGCCGAGCATCGAAGGCTCGTTCTGGGCGACGTTCGGCAGCTACGCCCTCGACCGCCGCCTGTCGGAGGAGACCGGCCTCGCGGTCGTCGTCGAGAACGACGCGAATGCCGGGGCGCTCGGCGAGGCGACGTTCGGCAACGGGCGCGACCTCAAGAGCTTCTGCTATCTCTTCCTCGGCTACGGCCTCGGCTGCGGGCTCGTCGAGAACGGCACCATCTTCCGCGGCGGCTGGGGCAACGCGGGCGAGGTCGGGCGTCTCCTGGTCCCGGTTGCCGGCGGCGGCGAGGACCACCTGGAAAGCGTGCTCTCGATCGAGGGGCTGCGGCGCCGTGTCGGCGCCGGCGAGAGCTTCGACGATCCGGTCGCCTTCGCAGCCTTGGTGGCGCGTCACCCGGAGGCGGTCGATGCCTGGATCGCGGACGCCGCGCGACATCTGCGCTGGGTCGTCTCGGTGCTCGAAAACGTGCTCGACCCCCAGGCCGTGCTGATCGGGAGCCTGCTGCCGGAAGCCTTGATCGCGCGTCTGGTCGCCGCTGCCGAGCCGCTCCACCACACCATCGCGGTGCGCGACGACCGCGCGGCGCCGCGGCTCAAGCTCGGACATCTGGAGCGCGACCTGATCGCGCTCGGCGCGGCGACGACGCCGATTCTTGCGACGCTGGAGGCCGATCCCGGCCAGAACTGGATCCTGAGCGGCGAGCCGCAGGAAGCCTACAAGACCTGA
- a CDS encoding ROK family protein, giving the protein MTDGMTDGMTGRPASAATAIGIDVGATKIAAGLVDLASGAILTERIVATPHAEGGAAVMARIVETAEAAFADAAALGGTPIGIGLGVPELVDNAGRVASRWNFDWRGIDPAQALCALGPVVVESDVRAAALGEIRFGHGRTLPSFVYVSAGSGLSYTLCDHGRVHRGANGFAIHFGSSDIAAVDPKTGRQSLFNLEGYASGVGMGSTLSAALGHPVDTRDIVGGRAGEAGAELLEKATNALASFLGQMVNMLDPHGIVIGGGLGSAPAYFDRVAAKVPGFIWAEACRSLPILQSALGPRAGIVGAAAACAALNETPAR; this is encoded by the coding sequence ATGACGGATGGCATGACCGATGGCATGACGGGCCGCCCGGCCTCCGCCGCGACGGCGATCGGCATCGACGTCGGCGCGACCAAGATCGCGGCCGGCCTCGTCGACCTCGCGAGCGGCGCGATCCTCACCGAGCGCATCGTGGCGACGCCCCATGCCGAAGGCGGTGCGGCGGTCATGGCCCGCATCGTCGAGACGGCCGAGGCCGCCTTCGCCGATGCGGCGGCCCTCGGCGGCACGCCGATCGGGATAGGGCTCGGCGTGCCCGAGCTCGTGGACAATGCCGGCCGCGTCGCGAGCCGGTGGAATTTCGACTGGCGGGGGATCGACCCGGCGCAGGCGCTCTGCGCCCTCGGCCCGGTCGTCGTCGAGAGCGACGTGCGCGCCGCGGCGCTCGGCGAAATCCGCTTCGGCCATGGGCGGACGCTGCCGAGCTTCGTCTATGTCTCGGCCGGCTCCGGCCTCTCCTACACCCTGTGCGACCACGGCCGCGTCCACCGTGGCGCCAACGGCTTCGCCATCCATTTCGGCTCGAGCGACATCGCCGCGGTCGATCCCAAGACGGGGCGGCAGAGCCTCTTCAACCTCGAAGGATACGCCTCGGGCGTCGGCATGGGCTCGACGCTCTCGGCCGCGCTCGGCCATCCGGTCGACACCCGCGACATCGTCGGCGGCCGGGCCGGCGAGGCGGGCGCGGAGCTCCTCGAAAAGGCCACCAACGCCCTCGCGAGCTTCCTCGGGCAGATGGTCAACATGCTCGATCCCCATGGGATCGTGATCGGCGGCGGGCTCGGCTCCGCGCCGGCCTATTTCGACCGGGTGGCGGCGAAGGTACCGGGCTTCATCTGGGCCGAGGCCTGCCGCAGCCTACCGATCCTCCAGAGCGCCCTCGGCCCGCGCGCCGGCATCGTCGGCGCCGCGGCGGCCTGCGCCGCTCTGAACGAGACGCCGGCCAGGTAG
- a CDS encoding 6-phosphogluconolactonase has protein sequence MTRVAPLILETPAEIGQQLATRILDGLDGARAAGRSYLLGCPGGRSAKPVYDALGALLAAAPRSIAHLVIVMMDEYVVETADGFAYVDPTAHFSCRRFAVEEIAAVLNAGLAEADRVPADAIWLPDPAAPEAYDGRIEAAGGIDLFLLASGASDGHVAFNPAGTSRGTRSHIVTLAIDTRRDNMKTFPAFRDLSEVPTHGVSVGVDTIARLSKSAAMIVWGRQKQLAFWYLTHGEHYDPAWPATVIFDCREPSLYADRAAAERTPEQTA, from the coding sequence ATGACGCGCGTCGCGCCCCTCATCCTCGAGACCCCCGCCGAGATCGGCCAGCAGCTTGCCACGCGTATTCTGGACGGCCTCGACGGCGCCCGTGCCGCCGGCCGGTCCTATCTGCTCGGCTGCCCCGGCGGCCGCAGTGCGAAGCCGGTTTACGATGCGCTCGGCGCCCTCCTCGCCGCCGCGCCGCGGTCGATCGCCCACCTCGTCATCGTGATGATGGACGAATATGTGGTGGAGACCGCCGACGGCTTCGCCTATGTCGATCCTACCGCCCATTTCTCCTGCCGCCGCTTCGCCGTCGAGGAGATCGCCGCCGTCCTGAACGCGGGGCTCGCAGAAGCCGATCGCGTGCCCGCGGACGCCATCTGGCTGCCCGACCCGGCGGCGCCCGAGGCCTATGACGGCCGCATCGAGGCGGCCGGCGGTATCGACCTGTTCCTCCTCGCCTCCGGCGCCAGCGACGGCCACGTCGCCTTCAACCCGGCCGGCACGTCGCGCGGGACGCGCTCCCACATCGTGACGCTCGCGATCGACACCCGCCGCGACAACATGAAGACCTTCCCGGCCTTCCGCGACCTTTCCGAGGTGCCGACCCATGGCGTTTCGGTCGGCGTCGACACCATCGCCCGGCTCTCCAAGTCCGCCGCGATGATCGTCTGGGGCCGTCAGAAGCAGCTCGCCTTCTGGTACCTCACCCACGGCGAGCACTACGATCCGGCCTGGCCGGCGACGGTGATCTTCGATTGCCGCGAGCCGTCGCTCTACGCCGATCGCGCGGCCGCGGAACGCACTCCAGAGCAGACTGCATGA
- a CDS encoding LacI family DNA-binding transcriptional regulator, with product MRREFVSAQDVAAQAGVSRSAVSRAFTPGASIAPETRQKVMAAAEALGYRVNDLARGLLARRSRLVGLVASDLDTPFRAAVASALTALLMTRGNVPTLVRFGPSQRDGIAAHETLLSYRAEATIFLSGTPPASLIDLARRNGQPLIALNRTEPGIDHVRSDHAGAARFAAERLIAAECRTLAVVTSERDTPSLVQRVEAFQAAANQAGFAPRVLRIADTDYAGGLAAGRALFAGGERPDGVFCVNDLMAFGVMDVARGEHGLVVPRDLCVIGFDDVPQAAWRAYDLATFRQDPDALAAAAIEVLDKRQASHEAAAIEIVLPATFVERGSVRST from the coding sequence ATGCGCCGGGAATTCGTCAGCGCCCAGGACGTCGCCGCCCAGGCGGGCGTGTCGCGGTCCGCCGTGTCCCGGGCGTTCACGCCCGGCGCCAGCATCGCCCCCGAGACCCGTCAGAAGGTCATGGCCGCCGCCGAGGCGCTTGGCTACCGGGTCAACGACCTCGCCCGCGGCCTTCTGGCCCGCCGCAGCCGGCTCGTCGGACTGGTCGCCTCCGACCTCGACACGCCGTTCCGCGCCGCGGTCGCGAGCGCGCTGACCGCACTGCTCATGACCCGCGGCAACGTGCCCACCCTGGTTCGGTTCGGCCCGTCCCAGCGCGACGGCATCGCCGCCCACGAGACGCTGCTGAGCTACCGGGCGGAGGCGACGATCTTCCTCTCGGGCACCCCGCCGGCGTCGCTGATCGATCTCGCCCGGCGCAACGGCCAGCCGCTCATCGCCCTCAACCGGACCGAGCCCGGCATCGACCACGTCCGCAGCGATCACGCCGGGGCCGCCCGCTTCGCGGCCGAGCGCCTGATCGCCGCCGAGTGCCGCACCCTGGCCGTCGTCACCTCCGAGCGCGACACCCCGAGCCTGGTGCAGCGCGTCGAGGCGTTCCAGGCGGCGGCGAACCAAGCCGGCTTCGCACCCCGGGTGCTGCGGATCGCCGACACCGATTATGCCGGCGGCCTCGCCGCCGGGCGCGCCTTGTTCGCCGGCGGCGAGCGCCCCGACGGGGTGTTCTGCGTCAACGACCTGATGGCGTTCGGCGTGATGGATGTCGCCCGCGGCGAACACGGCCTCGTCGTGCCGCGCGACCTCTGCGTGATCGGCTTCGACGACGTGCCCCAGGCGGCGTGGCGCGCCTACGACCTCGCCACGTTCCGCCAGGACCCCGACGCCCTCGCCGCTGCGGCGATCGAGGTGCTCGACAAGCGTCAAGCCTCCCATGAGGCGGCTGCGATCGAGATCGTCCTGCCGGCGACCTTCGTCGAGCGTGGCAGCGTCAGGTCGACCTGA
- a CDS encoding ABC transporter permease produces MSAAAVTRPARRLARGLPVAVLIGLLAFAIFGPLFNMAVWAVAERWYFPHAMPSQYGFSFWARVFAPRGAALASLGTSLAVALATVLVCLAMAVPAGYALARLKLPARTLVMLAFLAPQAFPNLPVYVNVARIFYTLGLDGTFAGVVLVHATHGLMYAVWIASAAFAAIDRELEEAARSIGASPFRAFATITLPLAAPGLAASAIFVFLESLDEFTGTFFVGVPEITTLPLLLYSAASGGNYQIASITALVLLVPSIAFMLVVERFLKADVLSRVGR; encoded by the coding sequence ATGAGCGCCGCCGCTGTCACCCGCCCCGCCCGCCGCCTCGCGCGGGGTCTGCCGGTCGCCGTGCTGATCGGTCTGCTCGCCTTCGCGATCTTCGGGCCGCTGTTCAACATGGCGGTTTGGGCGGTCGCCGAGCGCTGGTACTTCCCCCACGCGATGCCGTCGCAATACGGCTTCTCGTTCTGGGCGCGGGTGTTCGCGCCGCGCGGCGCGGCGCTCGCTTCGCTCGGCACCAGCCTCGCCGTAGCCTTGGCGACGGTCCTCGTCTGCCTCGCGATGGCGGTGCCCGCGGGCTATGCGCTGGCGCGCCTCAAGCTGCCGGCCCGCACCCTCGTGATGCTCGCCTTCCTCGCCCCGCAGGCCTTTCCGAACCTGCCCGTCTACGTCAACGTCGCCCGCATCTTCTACACCCTCGGCCTCGACGGCACCTTCGCCGGCGTCGTGCTCGTCCACGCCACCCACGGGCTCATGTACGCGGTGTGGATTGCTTCGGCCGCCTTCGCCGCGATCGATCGCGAACTCGAGGAGGCGGCCCGATCGATCGGGGCGAGCCCGTTCCGGGCCTTCGCCACCATCACCCTGCCGCTCGCCGCGCCGGGTCTCGCCGCGAGCGCGATCTTCGTCTTCCTCGAATCCCTCGACGAGTTCACCGGCACCTTCTTCGTCGGCGTTCCGGAGATCACGACCCTGCCGCTGCTCCTCTACAGCGCGGCGAGCGGCGGCAATTATCAGATCGCCTCCATCACCGCCCTGGTCCTGCTCGTTCCCTCGATCGCCTTCATGTTGGTCGTCGAACGCTTCCTCAAGGCCGACGTTCTGTCCCGCGTCGGCCGTTGA
- a CDS encoding ABC transporter substrate-binding protein: MRTMLTGAAFGFALTAATAMLPAVAAATDLTVVTAGDQNMVDYINDYLAPRFEKENPGVHVRAVGTGPGDAGSQKILEKLDAEAKAGKESFDIDVAVVHEKAAGKLVADTLVAPYRSEIATGGLATRDTVKRALGADVDGYVMPMFHSQTAIAYNPALVTAPPKSYDDVVAFAKAHPKAFGYNGIKGGMSGVAFVVGWIYAYGGDADTLMKGPYDKAEAAKWTPAFEKLKAFNADVTMTPGNAGTLDMLNRGEIAMGPVWVDMFYTWQADGRLSPDLKLSLIAPGMPGQPMYYVIPAKTPNKVLAEKFIALATSPEVQADGIVKRFNWYPGIDAPAVQAKLDEATWAKLFTDISPAELATLGKPFPIAPYFTDILENSERQAMN, encoded by the coding sequence ATGAGAACGATGCTCACAGGCGCGGCCTTCGGGTTCGCGCTCACGGCCGCCACGGCGATGCTTCCGGCCGTCGCCGCGGCGACGGACCTGACCGTGGTCACCGCCGGCGACCAGAACATGGTCGATTACATCAACGATTATCTGGCGCCGCGCTTCGAGAAGGAGAATCCCGGCGTCCACGTCCGCGCCGTCGGCACCGGCCCGGGCGACGCCGGCTCGCAGAAGATCCTCGAGAAGCTCGACGCCGAGGCGAAGGCCGGCAAGGAGAGCTTCGACATCGACGTCGCCGTCGTGCACGAGAAGGCGGCCGGCAAGCTCGTTGCCGACACGCTCGTCGCGCCCTATCGCAGCGAGATTGCGACCGGCGGGCTCGCGACCCGGGATACGGTGAAGCGGGCGCTCGGCGCGGACGTGGACGGCTACGTGATGCCGATGTTCCACAGCCAGACGGCCATCGCCTACAACCCGGCGCTGGTTACGGCCCCGCCGAAGTCCTACGACGACGTCGTCGCCTTCGCGAAGGCCCATCCGAAGGCGTTCGGCTACAACGGCATCAAGGGCGGCATGTCCGGCGTCGCCTTCGTGGTCGGCTGGATCTACGCCTATGGCGGCGACGCCGACACGCTGATGAAGGGGCCCTACGACAAGGCCGAGGCGGCCAAGTGGACGCCGGCCTTCGAGAAGCTCAAGGCCTTCAATGCCGACGTGACGATGACGCCGGGCAATGCCGGCACCCTCGACATGCTGAACCGCGGCGAGATCGCCATGGGCCCGGTCTGGGTCGACATGTTCTACACGTGGCAGGCCGACGGCCGGCTCTCGCCGGACCTCAAGCTCTCCCTCATCGCCCCCGGCATGCCCGGCCAGCCGATGTACTACGTCATCCCCGCCAAGACGCCGAACAAGGTCCTCGCCGAGAAGTTCATCGCGCTCGCGACGAGCCCCGAGGTGCAGGCCGACGGCATCGTCAAGCGCTTCAACTGGTATCCCGGCATCGACGCGCCGGCGGTGCAGGCGAAGCTCGACGAGGCGACCTGGGCGAAGCTCTTCACCGACATCTCGCCGGCCGAACTCGCCACCCTCGGCAAGCCGTTCCCGATCGCCCCCTACTTCACCGACATCCTGGAAAATTCCGAACGCCAGGCGATGAACTGA